The Chitinophagaceae bacterium nucleotide sequence TTACTAATGCACACGTTGTAAAAAATGCGAAGGGTGCTATTGTTTTCAATAATAAAGGCGTTGAATTCAAAGCCATTATTGTAAAGATTGATCTGGAAAAGGATATTGCCATCCTGAAAATTCAGGATAAAGATTATAAATCAATGGGCACATTACCTTATGGCATCCGCAAATCTTCTACTGATATTGCTGAACCTATTTTTACATTAGGTTATCCCCGTAATGAAATTGTGTATGGCGAAGGTTACCTGAGTGCTAAAACTGGTTTTAATGGCGATACTCTCAGCTGCCAGATTGCAGTTGCTGCTAACCCAGGCAATAGTGGTGGACCGGTATTTAATCGTAAAGGTGAAATCATTGGTATCCTCAGT carries:
- a CDS encoding serine protease, producing the protein MISKLEPGAVIKESGSAFLVDGKGGYLVTNAHVVKNAKGAIVFNNKGVEFKAIIVKIDLEKDIAILKIQDKDYKSMGTLPYGIRKSSTDIAEPIFTLGYPRNEIVYGEGYLSAKTGFNGDTLSCQIAVAANPGNSGGPVFNRKGEIIGILSTKETQAEGVVFAIQSKYIIQAVNDLKKDDTTIHDLKLPSAPSVKGMDQVQQVKKLQDYVFMVKVY